A segment of the Cellvibrio sp. KY-YJ-3 genome:
CTCGGTGGTGCAAAAAGTTCCGTTTTTGGCCGAGCAGGGCCCAATTGCCAAGGCGCTCTCGGGAGAGTTGATTCTCGGGCGCCCTTATACGGCTGCAGATTTGCCTGACCACGAGCTATTTGAATTGACGCCGGAGATGGAAAACTTTGCTACCAGCACCGTCGCGGGTATTAGTGCGGCGGATAAAAAAGCCGAGGCATTGCATCGTGCACTAATGACATCGGTGCAATTGGGCGGGCGCGGTATTACTTATTCGGCTTACACCACCAATACCGGCATCGATGCTTTTGAAAAGCGCCAGGCCAACTGTTTAAGTTATACCTTGCTTTATGTGGCCATGGCGCGCCATCTAGGGCTGAAAGCAGAGGTTAATGAAGTGATATTGCCGCCCACCTGGGATATGCGCGAGGGGGATACCTATCTATTTATGCGGCATGTGAATGCCAAGGTGTTTATGCCCAGTACGCCGCGCACCTGGATCAGGGCAGTGAACACGGCTGATGTGAGCGACATAGTGGTGGATTTGGAGATGCGTCGCTTTCGTGCGCACTACAAACAAAAAGTGATTGGCAAGGATCTGGTGGCAGCGCAGTTTTATTCCAACCGTGGCATGGAGTTGGCGGCAGAGGGCGATGTCCGCGCGGGATTTCTGTATTTGCGCAAAGCCTTATTGATGAGCGAGGAGCCGAGTTATATCTGGAGTAACTTTGGCAGTTTTTACCGCCGCCAGGGTTTTATGGCGGAAGCCGAGGCGATTTATTTGCACGGGTTAAAGGTAAACCCGCGCGATTACACCATCATGCACAACCTTGCCGGCCTATATAAGGACACGGGCAATCTGGCACAGCACCAGTATTACCAAGAACGGGTGCGCAAACATCGCAATGCCAACCCCTATTACATTTATCGCCGTGCGCTGGAGGCGAGCGAGCAACAAGACTATGTCAAGGCATTGCAGTTAATTAAAAAGGCCATAAAAAAAGAGAAAGACGAAATTCGTTTTTATCGTTTGGCGGTTACTATTTATGATGCCTTGGGCGATAGTGAAAATGCGGAGCACATGCGCGATAAGGTGTATCAGCTCAATACTATTCGTTTCTGACAATCACTAGCTGGATGCTGCCCACTTTGAAACCCCATTTGCGCAGGGTGGATTCGTTGAGCAGTACCTTGTTGTCCACTTGCCACATCCAGTCCTCTACCCGCAGTTGTAGTGGCGAACCCTTGTAGGCAATTTCCAGTACATAATCCAGTTGCATCGCATTGCCGCTCACCTTGGCTT
Coding sequences within it:
- a CDS encoding transglutaminase domain-containing protein, with the translated sequence MMKLWRFLLVYLCVGLWGCSSVVQKVPFLAEQGPIAKALSGELILGRPYTAADLPDHELFELTPEMENFATSTVAGISAADKKAEALHRALMTSVQLGGRGITYSAYTTNTGIDAFEKRQANCLSYTLLYVAMARHLGLKAEVNEVILPPTWDMREGDTYLFMRHVNAKVFMPSTPRTWIRAVNTADVSDIVVDLEMRRFRAHYKQKVIGKDLVAAQFYSNRGMELAAEGDVRAGFLYLRKALLMSEEPSYIWSNFGSFYRRQGFMAEAEAIYLHGLKVNPRDYTIMHNLAGLYKDTGNLAQHQYYQERVRKHRNANPYYIYRRALEASEQQDYVKALQLIKKAIKKEKDEIRFYRLAVTIYDALGDSENAEHMRDKVYQLNTIRF